A genomic segment from Flavobacterium inviolabile encodes:
- a CDS encoding TetR/AcrR family transcriptional regulator, which produces MPKKIEKDSSTEERIKAAARKVFTQKGYAATRTRDIAEEAGLNLALLNYYFRSKEKLFELVMTEKTQQFFGLITPILSNEATGLEEKIEQLTQHYLDMLLNNPDLPMFVLSEIRHNPGRLSKRVSVKELLVNSSFARQLQEKKPDVEALHFIITLLGMIIFPFIARPVLETSTVMPSESFNNFILERKKMIPVWVKAILET; this is translated from the coding sequence ATGCCAAAGAAAATTGAAAAAGACAGCTCTACTGAAGAACGGATCAAAGCAGCCGCACGAAAAGTCTTTACCCAAAAAGGTTATGCCGCAACACGCACCCGGGACATTGCTGAAGAAGCCGGTTTGAATTTAGCACTGCTGAATTATTATTTCAGGAGTAAGGAAAAGCTATTTGAATTGGTGATGACCGAAAAAACGCAGCAATTCTTCGGATTGATCACACCAATACTGAGCAATGAGGCAACCGGTTTAGAGGAAAAGATTGAACAGCTAACACAGCATTATCTGGACATGCTGCTTAACAATCCGGATTTGCCCATGTTTGTACTCAGTGAGATCCGGCACAATCCCGGACGCCTCAGCAAAAGGGTTTCCGTAAAAGAGCTGCTGGTCAATTCTTCATTTGCCAGACAATTGCAGGAGAAAAAGCCGGATGTCGAAGCCTTACACTTTATCATTACCCTTTTAGGCATGATCATATTTCCGTTTATAGCCCGCCCCGTATTGGAAACCAGCACGGTAATGCCTTCGGAAAGCTTTAATAATTTCATTCTGGAACGAAAAAAAATGATTCCGGTCTGGGTCAAAGCGATTTTAGAAACATAA
- a CDS encoding YebC/PmpR family DNA-binding transcriptional regulator — MGRAFEFRKARKMKRWSAMAKTFTRIGKDIVMAVKEGGPNAETNSRLRAVMQNAKAANMPKDNVERAIKKASDKDTANYKEVLFEGYAPHGIAILIETATDNNNRTVANIRSYFNKCNGTLGTQGSVEFMFDHTCNFRIPSEGQDVEELELEMIDFGVEEIFADEDGIMMYAPFESFGAIQKELENRNMEILSSGFDRIPQVTKQLNAEQVADVEKLLEKIEEDDDVMNVYHTMVEE, encoded by the coding sequence ATGGGAAGAGCGTTTGAATTTAGAAAAGCGAGAAAAATGAAACGTTGGTCGGCAATGGCTAAAACGTTTACAAGAATTGGAAAAGATATTGTAATGGCCGTTAAAGAAGGCGGACCAAATGCGGAAACAAATTCCCGTTTGCGTGCAGTAATGCAAAATGCAAAAGCTGCCAACATGCCGAAAGACAATGTGGAACGCGCCATTAAAAAAGCTTCCGATAAAGATACCGCTAACTATAAAGAGGTTTTATTTGAAGGATATGCCCCTCATGGTATTGCCATTTTAATTGAAACCGCTACCGATAATAATAACAGAACTGTTGCCAACATCCGAAGCTATTTCAACAAATGCAACGGTACTTTGGGTACTCAGGGTTCTGTAGAATTCATGTTTGACCATACCTGTAATTTCAGAATTCCATCTGAAGGTCAGGATGTGGAAGAATTAGAACTGGAAATGATCGATTTCGGTGTGGAAGAGATCTTTGCAGACGAAGACGGTATCATGATGTATGCGCCTTTTGAAAGCTTTGGTGCTATTCAGAAAGAACTGGAAAACAGAAATATGGAAATTTTATCTTCCGGATTCGACAGAATTCCGCAGGTAACCAAACAACTGAATGCAGAGCAGGTTGCTGATGTTGAAAAACTACTGGAAAAAATTGAAGAAGACGATGATGTGATGAACGTATACCACACTATGGTTGAAGAATAA
- a CDS encoding bestrophin family protein — MRMKTDNEKNVKEYFFWPEQISYTLVLWAVIPTLLYQYFNMKWIVIPWIPVALVGITTAIVVAMKNTQMQKRLADAGLIWNNIITQSTDWNTTVQHFIPKSNSAYKTLVHNQYAWIMLLRFQLKHNNNQPGPAAMQALKNELANYIAPERLNDILLQKNSAKQLIALQSVIIKELYNNQQITNQQYIEMLRKLADLYDLQQQCEKITNYTPNGFFSRINLVMIRLFIILLPFGLINEFRKLGSDFVLLTIPFCLLISCVFTLIERTAKKPFDLGLNDSSAQKLAKIEL; from the coding sequence ATGAGAATGAAAACCGACAACGAGAAAAACGTCAAAGAATATTTCTTTTGGCCGGAACAAATCAGCTATACTTTAGTATTATGGGCTGTTATTCCAACATTATTATACCAGTATTTTAACATGAAGTGGATCGTTATTCCATGGATTCCTGTGGCTCTTGTCGGGATTACCACCGCCATTGTGGTTGCCATGAAAAATACCCAGATGCAAAAGCGTTTGGCAGATGCCGGTCTGATATGGAATAACATTATCACCCAAAGCACCGACTGGAATACTACTGTGCAGCATTTTATTCCGAAAAGCAATAGTGCCTACAAAACACTTGTGCACAATCAATATGCCTGGATCATGCTATTGCGCTTTCAGTTAAAACACAACAACAACCAGCCGGGTCCGGCAGCAATGCAGGCATTAAAAAATGAGCTTGCAAATTATATTGCTCCGGAGCGCCTAAACGATATCCTTTTGCAGAAAAACAGTGCCAAACAATTGATTGCACTACAATCGGTCATCATTAAAGAGCTGTATAACAACCAGCAGATCACTAACCAGCAGTATATTGAAATGCTGCGAAAATTAGCCGATTTGTATGATTTACAGCAGCAATGCGAAAAAATAACAAACTATACTCCCAATGGCTTTTTCAGCCGTATCAATCTTGTTATGATCCGACTGTTCATTATCCTGCTTCCTTTCGGGCTCATTAATGAATTCCGAAAATTAGGCAGCGATTTTGTCTTGTTAACGATACCTTTCTGTCTTTTGATTTCCTGTGTTTTCACCTTAATTGAAAGAACCGCTAAAAAACCTTTTGACCTTGGTTTGAATGATTCTTCTGCCCAAAAACTGGCAAAAATAGAACTCTGA
- a CDS encoding OsmC family protein: MKLIRKAKANWQGTGMEGKGTISTQSTTLNNAQLSFKTRFEDGVGTNPEELIGAAHAGCFSMKLSFVLSELGFVPENIDTTAKVIFEDGKITQIHLELAAKVPGISEDDFQKAALNAKENCPVSQLLKADIFLSATLEA, from the coding sequence ATGAAATTAATACGAAAAGCCAAAGCCAACTGGCAGGGAACCGGAATGGAAGGTAAAGGAACCATCTCCACACAAAGTACTACTTTAAATAATGCCCAATTATCGTTTAAAACCCGTTTTGAAGATGGAGTAGGGACAAACCCTGAAGAATTGATTGGTGCGGCTCATGCCGGCTGTTTTTCAATGAAGCTGAGCTTTGTATTGTCGGAATTGGGATTTGTACCCGAAAATATCGATACTACTGCAAAAGTAATTTTTGAAGACGGAAAAATCACCCAGATCCATCTGGAGCTGGCCGCAAAAGTTCCGGGAATTTCGGAAGACGATTTTCAGAAAGCCGCTTTAAATGCCAAAGAAAATTGCCCGGTATCGCAGCTGTTAAAAGCAGACATCTTTTTGTCGGCTACTTTAGAAGCGTAA
- the thrC gene encoding threonine synthase, producing MNYYSLNNPNHKVSFREAVMQSIAPDNGLYFPETITPLPASFYETITALTNEEIAFRVIQPFVGNEIPETVLKQIIQDTVCFDFPVIPVADNIFALELYHGPTMAFKDVGARFMSRCLEYFNRENDCKTTVLVATSGDTGGAVANGFLGTKNVDVVIAYPGGKVSAIQELQLTTLGANISALEVDGTFDDCQAMVKKAFSDADLAGMHLTSANSINIARWLPQMFYFFFVYKTLKPYNKPIVLACPSGNFGNICAGMLSKRLGLPIARFVAATNANDTVPRFLATGTYTPNPTVATISNAMDVSSPSNFVRILELYQHDLKQLEQDFSSFSFTDAATLAAIKELYRQNGYLSEPHGAVGYLGLQQEMPQQPGSIGVFLETAHPIKFADIVASCLNITLPVPEQIERILNKEKVSHKIKSYQELKNYLMKK from the coding sequence ATGAACTATTACAGCCTGAATAACCCGAACCATAAAGTCTCTTTCCGGGAAGCCGTTATGCAAAGTATCGCACCCGATAACGGTTTGTATTTCCCGGAAACAATAACACCGCTGCCGGCATCATTTTATGAAACAATAACAGCTTTAACGAATGAAGAAATTGCCTTCCGGGTAATTCAGCCTTTCGTTGGAAACGAAATTCCGGAAACAGTACTCAAACAGATCATACAGGATACAGTATGTTTTGATTTTCCGGTCATTCCGGTAGCCGATAATATTTTCGCATTAGAATTGTATCACGGTCCTACAATGGCCTTTAAGGATGTAGGTGCCCGTTTTATGTCCCGTTGCCTGGAATATTTTAACCGGGAGAATGATTGTAAAACAACCGTTTTAGTGGCTACTTCCGGCGATACCGGCGGTGCAGTTGCCAACGGTTTTTTAGGAACCAAAAATGTCGACGTGGTGATTGCCTATCCAGGTGGAAAAGTCAGTGCTATCCAGGAATTACAACTTACCACTTTGGGAGCAAACATCAGCGCCCTTGAAGTGGACGGCACTTTTGACGATTGCCAGGCGATGGTTAAAAAAGCTTTTTCCGATGCCGATTTAGCCGGTATGCACCTCACATCTGCAAATTCCATCAATATTGCCCGCTGGCTGCCGCAAATGTTCTATTTTTTCTTTGTTTACAAAACTTTGAAACCATACAACAAACCGATAGTTCTGGCCTGTCCGAGCGGTAATTTCGGAAATATCTGTGCCGGAATGCTGTCCAAACGCCTGGGCTTGCCCATTGCCCGTTTTGTTGCCGCCACGAATGCCAACGATACCGTACCCCGTTTTTTAGCAACCGGAACATACACGCCCAATCCCACAGTAGCCACGATATCCAATGCCATGGATGTGAGCAGTCCCAGCAATTTTGTCCGCATTCTGGAATTGTATCAGCATGATTTAAAACAACTGGAACAGGATTTTTCGTCCTTTTCGTTTACCGATGCAGCCACACTGGCAGCTATAAAAGAACTATACCGGCAAAACGGCTATCTTTCGGAACCGCACGGAGCTGTGGGCTATCTTGGTTTGCAGCAGGAAATGCCGCAGCAACCCGGCAGTATCGGTGTTTTCCTGGAAACTGCCCACCCGATCAAGTTTGCCGATATTGTGGCTTCCTGCTTAAACATAACGCTGCCCGTTCCGGAGCAAATTGAACGGATTTTGAATAAAGAAAAAGTGAGTCATAAAATAAAATCCTATCAAGAACTGAAAAATTACCTGATGAAAAAATAA
- a CDS encoding HlyD family secretion protein gives MKQILFTIIAIPFFMACNNTENGYDATGTFEAVETIVSAEANGTIKALAIAEGQQLTRDQFIGYIDTIPLSLKKEQLEAQIKATLSKKPNIEIQIAAYKEQLKQARHEQQRMNNLVKADAATRKQLDDANAQVNILQKQLDAAQSALSITASSLNEDSATLNVQIRQLNDQLKKSRIINPVNGTVLTKYAEPEEMASIGKPLYKIADLSSIILRAYITGDQFSQIKLNEKVTVYTNADTKKSYPGTVEWISSKAEFTPKTIQTKDERANLVYAVKIKVSNDGLLKIGMYGDVKFKHQN, from the coding sequence ATGAAACAGATACTTTTTACCATTATTGCCATCCCTTTTTTTATGGCCTGTAACAATACCGAAAACGGATATGATGCAACCGGTACGTTTGAAGCTGTTGAAACCATCGTTTCTGCCGAAGCAAACGGAACCATCAAAGCGTTGGCTATAGCTGAAGGCCAACAACTCACCCGGGACCAGTTTATCGGCTATATCGATACCATTCCGCTATCGCTTAAAAAAGAGCAGTTGGAAGCCCAGATAAAAGCTACTTTGAGCAAAAAACCCAATATTGAAATACAAATTGCGGCCTATAAAGAACAACTAAAACAGGCCCGGCACGAACAGCAAAGAATGAATAACCTGGTAAAAGCGGATGCGGCAACCCGGAAACAGCTGGACGATGCCAATGCGCAGGTAAACATTTTACAAAAACAGCTGGATGCCGCCCAATCAGCGTTATCGATCACTGCCTCTTCTTTAAATGAAGATTCGGCTACGCTAAACGTTCAGATCAGACAGCTCAACGATCAGCTGAAAAAATCCAGAATCATCAATCCGGTAAACGGGACCGTATTAACCAAATATGCCGAACCGGAAGAAATGGCCTCGATTGGAAAACCACTATACAAGATTGCCGATCTGAGCAGCATTATTTTAAGAGCATACATAACCGGTGACCAGTTTTCCCAAATAAAACTGAATGAAAAAGTTACCGTTTATACCAATGCCGACACGAAAAAAAGCTACCCCGGAACGGTCGAATGGATTAGCAGCAAAGCCGAATTTACACCGAAAACCATACAGACAAAAGACGAACGTGCGAATCTGGTATATGCTGTTAAGATCAAAGTGAGCAATGACGGTTTACTGAAAATAGGTATGTATGGCGATGTGAAATTCAAACATCAAAACTAA
- the gcvT gene encoding glycine cleavage system aminomethyltransferase GcvT, whose product MKNTALTHVHESLGAKMVPFAGYNMPVQYEGVNIEHETVRNGVGVFDVSHMGEFFLKGENALALIQKVTSNDASKLVDGKAQYSCLPNNEGGIVDDLIIYKIADNDYMLVVNASNIEKDWNWISKHNDLGVDMQNASDSYSLLAIQGPKAAEAMQSLTATDLINMPYYSFQTAEFAGVKDVIISATGYTGSGGFEIYFKNEDAETIWNNVFEAGAAFGIKPIGLAARDTLRLEMGFCLYGNDINDTTSPLEAGLGWITKFDKEFTNSENLKKQKEAGVTKKLVAFELTERGIPRHDYEIVDKDGAVIGIVTSGTMSPSLNKGIGLGYVPTALSAVDSEIFIRIRKNDVAAKVVKLPFYKK is encoded by the coding sequence ATGAAAAATACAGCATTAACGCACGTTCACGAAAGTTTAGGAGCAAAAATGGTTCCGTTTGCAGGTTATAATATGCCTGTTCAATATGAAGGAGTTAACATTGAACATGAAACGGTTCGTAACGGCGTAGGTGTTTTTGATGTTTCGCACATGGGGGAATTTTTCCTGAAAGGAGAAAATGCCCTGGCTTTAATTCAGAAAGTAACTTCAAATGATGCTTCCAAATTAGTAGACGGTAAAGCACAATATTCCTGTTTACCAAACAACGAAGGCGGAATTGTTGACGATTTAATTATTTATAAAATTGCCGATAACGATTATATGCTGGTCGTAAATGCTTCCAACATTGAAAAAGACTGGAACTGGATTTCCAAGCACAATGATTTAGGAGTGGACATGCAAAATGCTTCCGATTCCTATTCTTTACTGGCTATTCAGGGACCAAAAGCAGCTGAGGCAATGCAGTCGTTAACAGCAACTGACCTGATCAATATGCCGTATTATTCTTTCCAGACTGCTGAATTTGCAGGAGTGAAAGACGTAATCATTTCGGCAACCGGTTATACCGGTTCCGGAGGTTTTGAAATTTATTTCAAAAATGAAGATGCCGAAACAATCTGGAACAACGTTTTTGAAGCCGGAGCCGCTTTCGGAATCAAACCGATCGGATTGGCAGCCCGTGACACTTTACGTCTTGAAATGGGATTCTGCCTTTACGGAAACGACATCAACGATACCACTTCTCCATTAGAAGCAGGATTGGGATGGATTACTAAATTTGATAAAGAATTTACCAATTCGGAAAACCTTAAAAAACAAAAAGAAGCCGGAGTAACTAAAAAACTGGTTGCTTTTGAATTAACAGAAAGAGGAATTCCGCGTCACGATTATGAAATCGTAGACAAAGACGGTGCCGTAATCGGAATAGTAACTTCCGGAACAATGTCGCCATCGTTAAACAAAGGAATCGGATTAGGATACGTTCCAACGGCTTTATCGGCTGTTGACAGCGAAATTTTTATCCGAATCAGAAAAAATGATGTAGCTGCAAAAGTGGTTAAATTACCATTTTACAAAAAATAA
- a CDS encoding ABC transporter ATP-binding protein has protein sequence MKAVIVENITKTYGKDKKTAVDNVSFSVATGELFGLIGPDGAGKTSIFRMLTTLLLPDQGNASVMALDIVKDYREIRQLVGYMPGKFSLYQDLTIAENLNFFATLFNTTLQENYDLIKDIYIQIAPFKDRKAGKLSGGMKQKLALCCALIHKPAILFLDEPTTGVDPVSRKEFWEMLKKLKTQGITIIVSTPYMDEANLCDRIALIQNGKILTIDTPLNITAAYPEKLYAVKAANMYALLQLLEKYPDRINSYAFGEFAHIALKPADDAVSQLQHYLEESGMKAVTIHKTEATIEDSFIQLLH, from the coding sequence ATGAAAGCCGTTATTGTTGAAAATATAACCAAAACCTATGGCAAAGACAAAAAAACTGCGGTCGATAACGTTTCTTTTTCGGTAGCAACCGGTGAATTGTTCGGACTGATCGGACCTGACGGAGCCGGAAAGACCAGTATTTTCAGAATGCTCACAACGCTGCTCCTTCCCGATCAGGGAAATGCCAGCGTGATGGCTCTGGATATTGTTAAAGATTACCGGGAAATCCGGCAGCTTGTAGGCTATATGCCCGGAAAGTTTTCCTTATACCAGGATCTTACCATTGCAGAAAACCTGAACTTTTTTGCCACTTTATTCAATACCACCTTACAGGAAAATTACGATCTGATCAAAGATATTTACATTCAGATAGCCCCTTTTAAAGACCGGAAAGCCGGGAAATTATCCGGCGGTATGAAACAGAAACTGGCTTTGTGCTGCGCATTGATCCACAAACCGGCCATACTGTTTTTAGACGAACCCACCACCGGCGTGGATCCCGTTTCCCGGAAAGAATTCTGGGAAATGCTGAAAAAGCTGAAAACACAGGGAATTACCATTATTGTTTCGACACCATATATGGATGAAGCGAACCTGTGTGACCGGATCGCCCTGATACAAAACGGAAAAATACTGACTATTGATACCCCGTTAAACATTACGGCTGCTTATCCTGAGAAGTTATATGCCGTTAAGGCTGCCAATATGTATGCCCTGCTGCAATTACTCGAAAAATATCCGGACCGTATTAATAGTTATGCTTTTGGCGAATTTGCACATATCGCATTAAAACCGGCAGACGATGCTGTTTCACAATTACAGCATTACCTGGAAGAAAGCGGCATGAAGGCGGTAACGATTCATAAAACCGAAGCAACAATAGAAGACAGTTTTATACAACTATTGCACTAA
- a CDS encoding homoserine kinase, whose translation MNRIKLFCPATIANLSCGFDVLGLCLDTIGDEMIIYKTDTKGIRITRITGADLPLEPEQNVAGVAAMALLEAVQPDCGFAIEITKNIKAGSGIGSSAASAAGAVFGINELLGRPFTAKELVRFAMKGEALASGSEHADNLAPALLGGFTLIRGYDPLDIICIDSPPALFATVIHPQITLKTSEMRAVLSPEIPLKSAIRQWGNLGGLIAGLYTNDYGLIQRSLQDEIIEPLRKRYIPNFDLVKETALKNGALGAGISGSGPSIYALSQGIETAQKVALEMKKIYNDTTIPFEIYVSKINPDGIRIIN comes from the coding sequence ATGAACCGTATTAAACTATTTTGTCCGGCAACGATTGCCAATCTCTCCTGTGGATTTGACGTTTTAGGCTTGTGCCTCGATACGATTGGCGACGAAATGATTATTTATAAAACCGATACCAAAGGAATCCGGATTACCCGGATAACCGGAGCCGATTTACCGCTTGAACCGGAGCAGAATGTTGCCGGCGTGGCGGCTATGGCCTTACTGGAAGCCGTTCAGCCCGATTGCGGATTTGCCATTGAAATCACAAAAAATATAAAAGCCGGAAGCGGCATCGGAAGTTCTGCCGCAAGTGCAGCCGGAGCCGTTTTCGGTATTAATGAATTACTGGGCAGGCCCTTTACCGCAAAAGAATTGGTCCGTTTTGCCATGAAAGGAGAAGCTCTGGCCAGCGGAAGCGAACATGCCGATAATCTTGCTCCGGCACTTTTGGGCGGCTTTACACTCATTAGAGGTTATGATCCTTTAGACATCATCTGCATTGACAGTCCTCCAGCCTTATTTGCAACGGTAATCCACCCGCAGATAACCCTGAAAACATCCGAAATGCGGGCGGTTTTATCACCCGAAATTCCGTTAAAAAGCGCCATCAGACAATGGGGAAATCTCGGCGGACTGATTGCCGGATTGTACACAAACGATTACGGACTGATCCAGCGTTCTTTACAGGATGAAATCATAGAACCCCTGCGTAAAAGATATATTCCTAACTTTGATCTGGTTAAAGAAACCGCCTTAAAAAACGGTGCACTGGGTGCCGGAATTTCCGGATCTGGTCCTTCAATTTACGCTTTAAGTCAGGGAATTGAAACGGCTCAAAAAGTTGCACTTGAAATGAAAAAAATATATAACGATACCACCATTCCATTTGAAATTTATGTTTCGAAAATAAATCCGGATGGCATACGAATCATCAACTGA
- a CDS encoding TolC family protein: MMKSILYFTVLSAFFSLPIRSQEIQTLTIENCYALASEHYPLAKQRELILKSRDYSIENISKGYLPQVNIVGQASYQSEVTQVPIQLPNTTIPVLDKDQYKIYGEINQVVYDGGMIKQQKLSQESKSLVEAQKLEVELYKLKERINDLYFGILLVNEQLRQNALKKDDIALGIKKTEAQLANGTVFRSSLDILKAEYLTVSQQTLTLLSNKKAYLNMLALFLNKPLDDNTLLVTPVPPVLSTQNNRPELGLFEQQAKNIDIQQQAITIKNIPKLNLFFQGGMGKPALNMLSNDFEAYYIGGIRLNWSLFGYYTQRKEKDLLNINKEDISIQKETFLFNTNYQLQQQNEEISRLSGYLISDQEIISLRGSIKKAALAQLENGVSTTSDYLREVNAEDTARQNKILHQIQLLAAQYKVRLTQGN, encoded by the coding sequence ATGATGAAAAGTATACTTTATTTCACGGTACTATCCGCTTTCTTTAGCCTGCCAATCCGGTCACAGGAAATACAGACGCTCACTATAGAAAACTGTTATGCCCTTGCCAGTGAACATTATCCTTTAGCCAAACAGCGGGAATTAATCCTGAAAAGCAGGGATTACAGTATCGAGAACATTTCCAAAGGCTATCTGCCACAGGTAAATATTGTCGGACAGGCCAGCTATCAATCGGAAGTAACGCAGGTTCCGATACAGCTGCCCAACACCACTATTCCGGTTTTAGACAAAGACCAGTATAAGATATACGGCGAGATCAATCAGGTAGTCTATGACGGTGGTATGATCAAACAGCAAAAACTGTCGCAGGAATCAAAGTCACTTGTAGAAGCGCAGAAACTTGAAGTGGAACTCTATAAATTAAAAGAGCGGATCAACGATTTGTATTTTGGGATCCTTTTAGTCAACGAACAGCTCAGGCAAAATGCTCTTAAAAAAGATGATATTGCGCTTGGTATAAAGAAAACGGAGGCGCAGCTTGCCAACGGAACCGTTTTCAGAAGCAGCCTGGACATACTAAAAGCAGAATACCTGACCGTAAGCCAGCAGACGCTCACGCTGTTGAGCAATAAAAAGGCCTATCTTAACATGCTGGCATTATTCCTGAACAAACCGCTGGACGACAATACCCTACTGGTCACTCCTGTCCCACCGGTACTCTCTACTCAAAACAACCGGCCGGAATTAGGCTTATTTGAACAGCAGGCAAAAAATATTGACATACAGCAACAGGCAATTACCATCAAGAACATCCCTAAACTAAACCTGTTTTTCCAGGGCGGTATGGGAAAACCGGCTCTGAACATGCTCAGTAATGATTTTGAAGCCTATTATATTGGCGGTATCCGTCTGAACTGGTCGCTTTTCGGGTATTATACCCAGCGAAAAGAAAAAGACCTGCTGAATATCAATAAAGAGGACATCAGCATACAAAAAGAAACGTTTCTGTTCAATACCAACTACCAGCTGCAACAGCAAAATGAAGAGATCAGCAGGCTCAGCGGTTATCTTATCTCCGATCAAGAAATCATCAGTCTGAGAGGCAGCATCAAAAAAGCAGCTCTGGCACAACTGGAAAACGGTGTGAGCACCACCAGCGATTACCTGCGGGAAGTTAACGCAGAAGATACAGCCCGGCAGAATAAAATACTGCATCAGATACAATTGCTTGCCGCACAATATAAAGTCCGATTAACACAGGGTAATTAA